GAGTCTGCAATATCTCTCAAGAGTAATTGACGATTTCCGTGAATTTTACAAACCTCCAAAAGAGCAAGAACAAACAGACATCTCTCTTGTGATAAAAAAGAGTGTTGAGAACATAAAAAAAGATGGAATTAGGATTGACATCCGAAACTACTTGACTGATAAATATGAAATTAGCTTTTGCGAAGAGTTTAATCAAGTCATTCAAAATATTGTCAAAAATGCAATTTATGCGATTAAAAAGCTTGAAATTGAGTCTGGTCTAATTATTATTTCACTTTCAGAGAGGAATGAAAATGGAATTCTTGTTTCAATAAAAGATAATGCTGGAGGAATTGATAAAGGAATTTCTGATAGGATTTTTGAACCATATTTCACAACCAAAAATGAAGATGAAGAAGCAACAGGCATGGGGCTTTATGTCTCTAAAATTATTGTTGAAACGAATATGGATGGAGAGTTATCTTTTGTGCCACACGAAAAAGGTAGCGAATTCCAAATTAACTTAAATTAAAAAAAAAGGCTGTCATATCAAAAAAGCTAAAATTCCTGCTTTTGCAGGAATAAAATGGTCTATTTTAAATTTTCGAGTTTTGCTTTTTCTTCTGTAACTTTTTGGAGCTTCTCTTTTTTTTTAAGATGATATTGAACTGTTCGGAGATAAACTCCCAAAGTTCTTGCAATGGCTCTTTGACCTATATTTTCATCATGTAATTTAAAAATTAGCTCTTTTTGTTCTTCTGTCAATCTTTTGTATGGCT
The sequence above is a segment of the Thiovulum sp. ES genome. Coding sequences within it:
- a CDS encoding transposase, IS30 family (PFAM: CENP-B N-terminal DNA-binding domain~IMG reference gene:2508611232_SP), translating into MNTIKKYKPYKRLTEEQKELIFKLHDENIGQRAIARTLGVYLRTVQYHLKKKEKLQKVTEEKAKLENLK